A region of Elusimicrobiota bacterium DNA encodes the following proteins:
- the msrA gene encoding peptide-methionine (S)-S-oxide reductase MsrA, whose product MEGNQMKSWAVSLLLFGGLMSPFSHAGKTEFATFAGGCFWCMEPPFEGKTGVTEVVAGYAGGTKPNPTYEDVCTGTTGHAEVVRVTFDPAVISYQKLLDIFWQNIDPTTENAQFADHGSQYRTAIFYHSDEQKRLAEKSKQALAQSGKFKDPLVTEIVPAGVFYRAEEYHQDYFKKQPFRYKGYSEGSGRAGFLKKTWAPTK is encoded by the coding sequence ATGGAGGGGAACCAAATGAAAAGCTGGGCCGTTTCTCTACTCTTGTTTGGAGGTCTCATGTCCCCCTTCAGCCATGCCGGAAAAACTGAGTTTGCCACTTTCGCGGGCGGCTGTTTTTGGTGCATGGAACCGCCTTTTGAGGGGAAAACGGGCGTAACAGAGGTGGTCGCGGGTTACGCCGGGGGGACGAAACCGAACCCGACGTACGAAGACGTCTGCACCGGGACCACCGGACACGCAGAGGTCGTGCGGGTCACTTTTGACCCCGCCGTCATTTCCTACCAAAAACTTCTGGATATTTTCTGGCAGAACATCGATCCCACAACGGAGAATGCCCAGTTCGCGGACCATGGGAGCCAATACCGAACCGCCATTTTTTATCATTCCGATGAACAGAAACGATTGGCGGAAAAATCAAAACAGGCCCTCGCCCAATCCGGGAAGTTCAAAGATCCCCTCGTGACGGAGATCGTCCCAGCGGGCGTCTTTTACCGGGCGGAAGAATACCATCAGGATTATTTCAAGAAACAGCCCTTCCGTTACAAGGGATACAGCGAAGGGTCTGGCCGGGCCGGTTTCCTAAAAAAAACTTGGGCCCCAACGAAATAA
- the nspC gene encoding carboxynorspermidine decarboxylase, translated as MNNADTSIYEIADQLRETIPTPYYLIDESRLLRNLEKIQRVREISGAKAVLALKCFSTWAVFDLMKKYMDGTTSSSLFEAKLGAEKFGKEVHAYSVAWSADEIKAVRPLATKIIFNSLSQLKLFLPEVKGLPLGLRINPGVSHSHFDLADPAREFSRLGVISLDEILPMASALSGAMFHCQCENDDLESFCRIVDHIAKRYGPLLEKLEWVSLGGGIYFTKEGYPLDAFARKIKEFSQRFDVQVYLEPGETAVTRSGFLVTKVLDIVHNGMDVAIVDAAVETHMLDLLIYSTDAKMEPMPEGPHAYALAGRTCLAGDVFGKYSFPVQLQVGDLIPFSDAAGYTMVKKNWFNGVAMPSIAVRRLDGRVDVVKRFTYDDYVASLS; from the coding sequence ATGAATAATGCCGATACCTCTATCTATGAGATCGCCGACCAGCTCCGTGAGACCATACCCACCCCCTACTATCTGATCGACGAATCGCGGCTTCTGCGGAATTTGGAGAAGATCCAACGCGTGCGCGAGATTTCTGGCGCCAAAGCGGTTTTGGCGCTCAAGTGTTTTTCCACCTGGGCCGTTTTTGACCTCATGAAGAAATACATGGACGGCACCACCTCCAGTTCTCTCTTCGAAGCGAAACTCGGGGCGGAGAAGTTCGGGAAAGAGGTCCACGCCTACAGCGTGGCCTGGTCGGCCGATGAGATCAAAGCCGTTCGGCCCTTAGCGACTAAAATCATTTTCAACTCCTTGTCTCAATTGAAGTTGTTTCTACCGGAGGTGAAAGGTTTACCTCTGGGGCTCCGCATCAACCCAGGGGTGAGCCATTCCCATTTCGACCTGGCCGACCCGGCGCGGGAATTCTCTCGGCTCGGGGTTATTTCCTTGGACGAAATCCTTCCCATGGCCTCGGCTCTTTCCGGCGCCATGTTCCATTGCCAGTGCGAGAACGATGACCTCGAAAGCTTTTGTCGCATCGTGGATCACATCGCCAAACGCTATGGCCCCCTTCTTGAAAAATTGGAATGGGTGAGCTTAGGAGGAGGAATTTATTTCACCAAAGAGGGCTACCCGCTCGATGCTTTCGCGCGGAAGATCAAAGAGTTCTCCCAGCGTTTCGATGTCCAAGTTTATTTGGAACCGGGGGAAACCGCCGTCACTCGCTCGGGATTTCTCGTGACGAAGGTGTTGGACATCGTGCACAATGGAATGGATGTCGCCATCGTTGACGCCGCCGTGGAAACCCACATGTTGGATTTGTTGATCTACAGCACGGATGCTAAAATGGAGCCGATGCCCGAAGGCCCGCACGCCTACGCCTTGGCGGGAAGAACCTGCCTGGCGGGAGATGTTTTTGGGAAATATTCTTTTCCGGTGCAGCTCCAGGTGGGAGATTTAATTCCGTTCTCAGACGCGGCGGGTTACACGATGGTCAAGAAAAACTGGTTTAACGGCGTGGCGATGCCGAGCATCGCGGTTCGTCGCTTGGACGGCCGGGTGGACGTTGTGAAACGGTTCACCTATGACGATTACGTGGCCAGTCTCTCTTAG
- a CDS encoding SRPBCC domain-containing protein, protein MRELYTEVTIEASAERVFEALTDVERYSEWNPFIVYAKGKVAPGETLAIRIHPPGRAEQPYSIQVLRLVPGCEFVWLGHMIVPGILDGTHIFELFPEGANRVRLVHREEFRGLLVPLIWNSFLNTRFRRGFEALNQNLKNLCESPSEKTG, encoded by the coding sequence ATGAGGGAACTTTATACCGAGGTAACCATTGAAGCATCTGCGGAGAGAGTGTTTGAAGCGCTGACAGATGTAGAACGTTACTCGGAGTGGAATCCATTTATCGTCTACGCCAAGGGCAAGGTCGCCCCAGGGGAAACACTGGCCATCCGCATTCACCCTCCGGGCCGGGCCGAGCAACCCTATTCCATCCAGGTGCTTCGTTTGGTTCCTGGATGCGAGTTTGTCTGGCTCGGGCATATGATAGTTCCCGGCATCCTGGATGGCACCCACATATTTGAGCTTTTTCCGGAGGGAGCGAACCGAGTGCGATTGGTCCATCGAGAAGAATTTCGGGGTTTGCTGGTGCCTCTGATTTGGAATTCTTTCCTCAACACCCGTTTCCGGCGAGGATTCGAGGCCCTCAATCAAAACCTCAAAAACCTTTGCGAGTCCCCTTCCGAGAAAACCGGTTAA
- a CDS encoding saccharopine dehydrogenase family protein yields MKKNVLIIGAGAVGHVAAHKCAQHNRVLGNICIASRRKEKCDAIIESIQRKQNIQDPSQKLYSRQVDAMDVRATTKLIRDTKSEIVINLGQAYVNMSVLEACIKAGVTYMDTAIHEDPNKVCEDPPWYANYEWKRKSRCKKKGINAILGVGFDPGVVNAYCALAKKHHSDTIDTIDILDVNAGSHGKYFATNFDPEINFREFKKVWSWIDRKWVASNVHTDRWLFKFPMVGERAVFLNGHDELHSLYKNIKAKSIRFWMGFGDHYLNVFNVLSNIGMLSEVPVKTAEGVEVVPLKVLKAVLPDPASLAPNYTGFTCIGNLVKGKKNGKHKEIFIYNTCDHTACYKEVESQAISYTAGVPPAAAAILVAQGVWNPKTMVNVEQLDPDPFIALLDTMGLPTLIEDRTPSAKAEKDASR; encoded by the coding sequence GTGAAAAAGAATGTCCTTATCATCGGCGCCGGCGCTGTCGGCCATGTGGCGGCCCACAAGTGCGCCCAACACAACCGCGTGCTTGGGAACATCTGCATCGCTTCCCGACGGAAAGAAAAATGCGACGCCATCATTGAGAGCATCCAGCGCAAACAAAACATTCAAGACCCCTCCCAGAAACTCTATTCGCGACAGGTCGACGCCATGGATGTTCGGGCGACCACGAAACTGATCCGGGACACCAAATCGGAAATCGTCATTAATTTGGGCCAAGCCTACGTGAACATGTCGGTGCTCGAAGCCTGCATCAAGGCAGGGGTGACTTACATGGACACCGCCATCCACGAAGATCCCAACAAGGTCTGCGAAGATCCGCCCTGGTATGCCAACTACGAATGGAAGAGGAAGTCGCGGTGCAAGAAAAAAGGGATCAACGCCATCTTGGGTGTTGGGTTCGACCCCGGCGTCGTCAACGCCTATTGCGCTTTGGCGAAGAAACATCATTCCGACACCATCGATACCATCGATATTTTGGACGTGAATGCGGGGAGCCACGGGAAGTATTTTGCGACGAACTTCGATCCGGAAATTAATTTTCGAGAATTCAAAAAGGTTTGGTCCTGGATCGACCGTAAATGGGTGGCCTCCAACGTCCACACGGACCGTTGGCTGTTTAAGTTCCCCATGGTGGGCGAGCGGGCGGTGTTCCTGAATGGTCACGACGAATTGCACTCGCTTTACAAAAACATCAAAGCCAAATCCATCCGATTCTGGATGGGGTTCGGCGACCATTACTTGAACGTTTTTAACGTGCTGAGCAACATCGGGATGCTGTCGGAGGTCCCGGTCAAGACGGCGGAGGGGGTGGAGGTCGTTCCGCTGAAAGTTTTGAAAGCGGTTCTGCCGGACCCGGCCTCTCTCGCGCCCAATTACACGGGGTTCACCTGCATCGGGAACTTGGTCAAGGGGAAAAAGAACGGCAAACATAAAGAAATATTTATTTACAACACCTGCGATCACACCGCCTGCTACAAGGAGGTGGAATCCCAGGCCATCTCTTACACCGCCGGCGTGCCGCCGGCCGCCGCCGCGATTCTGGTGGCCCAAGGCGTTTGGAATCCGAAGACCATGGTCAACGTGGAACAGCTGGATCCCGATCCTTTTATCGCGCTGTTGGACACCATGGGTCTCCCCACTTTGATTGAAGATCGGACCCCGAGCGCCAAGGCGGAAAAGGATGCCTCCCGGTGA